The Neobacillus sp. PS3-34 genome has a window encoding:
- a CDS encoding ABC transporter substrate-binding protein, translating into MKKSKVWKKTALAVTGLALATSLAGCASATSGKDDAAKYHLPKAKITVDAETPSWKKDKNKASLNWFFGWDWFGPGHFDTPVEKYIRQDTGVDITYKSGGDDKLNSLIASGTLPDIITVDGGSPLVKELDKVAIPLDILAKKYDPYFMKHVADPSIVKFYKSADGHLYKYPNFAYTKDDYQAKDGLYGNEAFVVRKDLYEQIGSPDMSTPEGFLAALEAVKKLNAKGGDGKAVIPFGISAIGADSVGTDAWLADFLGIPTVKDGKLYDRYTDPEFVKWMKVLAKANRQGLLDPDVTTQTDATPKISNGTYFAYASANLNGDAYLFPAWANSHPSAAYEAINGPSSKEGSQTVALSGGSIAGWTRTYISKTCKNPEKAMELVTYLASEKGQATNYFGREGTDYTMVSGKAVFSDAVKDIKNNHPDQMDTKYGFGKNFSLENGSYLSKLAGIDQYSTADQQIYAWTVPYLSDTQSATAFMDANLTSEDSRNKEKIATNWAQTFVKILKAKSNADVDQAFASFKQFRDDNGNAAIEKSRNAVIAQNVKKLK; encoded by the coding sequence ATGAAAAAGTCGAAAGTATGGAAAAAGACTGCACTTGCAGTAACAGGATTGGCTCTAGCAACGAGCTTGGCAGGTTGTGCAAGTGCTACTTCTGGTAAGGATGATGCTGCAAAGTACCACTTGCCAAAAGCAAAAATCACAGTGGATGCTGAGACGCCAAGTTGGAAGAAAGATAAAAATAAGGCATCACTTAACTGGTTTTTCGGATGGGATTGGTTTGGACCTGGTCACTTCGATACTCCTGTTGAAAAATACATAAGACAAGATACAGGTGTTGATATCACGTACAAAAGCGGTGGAGATGATAAGTTGAATTCTCTTATTGCTTCAGGCACGCTGCCTGATATTATCACAGTTGATGGTGGAAGCCCATTGGTCAAGGAGCTAGATAAGGTTGCTATTCCTCTAGATATATTAGCTAAGAAATATGACCCGTATTTTATGAAACATGTTGCTGATCCATCGATCGTAAAATTCTATAAATCAGCAGATGGTCACCTTTATAAATATCCTAACTTTGCGTACACAAAGGATGACTATCAAGCAAAAGATGGCCTTTATGGTAACGAAGCGTTTGTTGTTCGTAAAGACTTGTATGAACAAATCGGTTCACCTGACATGAGCACGCCCGAAGGTTTCTTAGCCGCTCTTGAAGCTGTGAAGAAATTAAATGCAAAAGGCGGCGACGGAAAAGCTGTAATTCCTTTCGGAATCAGCGCAATTGGTGCTGATTCAGTTGGAACTGACGCATGGCTGGCAGACTTCCTTGGTATTCCTACTGTAAAAGATGGTAAACTTTATGACCGTTACACTGATCCAGAGTTTGTAAAATGGATGAAAGTGTTGGCAAAAGCAAACCGTCAAGGACTTTTAGATCCAGATGTAACGACTCAAACTGATGCTACACCGAAGATATCTAACGGAACATATTTTGCGTATGCAAGTGCAAACCTAAATGGTGACGCTTACTTATTCCCAGCTTGGGCAAATTCCCATCCTTCTGCAGCTTATGAAGCTATAAATGGACCAAGTTCTAAGGAAGGATCCCAGACTGTTGCTTTAAGTGGTGGATCAATTGCAGGATGGACACGTACCTATATTTCGAAAACGTGTAAAAATCCTGAGAAAGCTATGGAACTAGTAACTTACCTTGCAAGTGAAAAAGGACAAGCTACAAACTACTTCGGTAGAGAGGGTACTGACTACACTATGGTTAGCGGTAAGGCAGTATTTAGCGATGCAGTTAAAGATATAAAAAACAATCACCCAGATCAGATGGATACTAAATACGGTTTTGGTAAAAACTTTTCTCTTGAAAACGGGTCTTACCTTTCTAAACTAGCCGGTATCGATCAGTATTCAACTGCGGACCAACAAATTTATGCTTGGACTGTACCATACTTATCAGATACGCAGAGTGCTACAGCGTTTATGGATGCCAACTTAACATCTGAAGACTCTCGTAATAAAGAAAAGATTGCAACTAATTGGGCTCAAACTTTTGTAAAAATCCTTAAAGCTAAATCTAATGCTGATGTAGATCAGGCGTTTGCTTCATTCAAACAATTCAGAGATGATAATGGCAATGCTGCCATCGAGAAGTCACGTAACGCAGTTATTGCTCAAAACGTTAAAAAACTTAAGTAA